Proteins from one Brevibacillus humidisoli genomic window:
- a CDS encoding carbohydrate ABC transporter permease, with translation MLKTYQNGRSALPFILPALLLILMFVFLPMILNIYYSLFRWSAFSVEKVFVGWEYYARLFQDPVFYTALKNNSLYALISILFQVGGGLVIAAILEDRLFRKWQPLFRTIFFIPSVISIAVVGLLWQLLYNPDIGLVNGVIKAIGQTEWAHAWLGDSKTAIYAVIAVSQWQFTGYMTMLFLIAMHKIPSELYEASMIDGANRIQTFFAITIPQIKDMILVGTIITVIGAFKVFDEVYVMTFGGPGRSTEVLGTMVYRAAFRNDEMGYATTIATVIFVITFTLSVLQMKLSKSGREV, from the coding sequence ATGCTGAAGACGTATCAGAATGGCCGGTCGGCGCTCCCGTTTATTCTTCCGGCACTCCTTCTCATCCTGATGTTTGTCTTCCTGCCCATGATTCTGAACATCTATTACAGCTTGTTCAGATGGAGTGCTTTCTCTGTGGAGAAAGTATTTGTGGGGTGGGAGTATTACGCCAGGCTGTTCCAGGACCCGGTCTTTTATACAGCGCTAAAAAACAATTCGCTGTATGCCTTGATTTCGATCCTCTTTCAGGTCGGAGGGGGCTTGGTGATCGCGGCGATTCTGGAGGATCGCTTGTTCAGAAAATGGCAGCCGTTGTTTCGGACGATCTTTTTTATCCCGTCTGTCATCTCCATTGCGGTGGTGGGGTTGCTCTGGCAGCTGCTGTACAATCCCGACATCGGATTGGTGAACGGGGTGATCAAGGCGATAGGACAAACAGAATGGGCCCATGCCTGGCTGGGTGACAGCAAAACAGCGATTTATGCGGTTATCGCCGTATCGCAATGGCAATTTACCGGTTATATGACGATGCTTTTTCTGATTGCGATGCACAAAATTCCCAGTGAGTTGTATGAGGCATCGATGATCGATGGGGCCAATCGGATTCAGACATTCTTTGCCATCACGATCCCGCAGATCAAGGATATGATCCTGGTGGGTACGATCATTACGGTGATTGGCGCTTTTAAAGTATTTGATGAAGTCTATGTGATGACATTTGGCGGGCCAGGGCGTTCCACGGAAGTACTGGGCACGATGGTATACCGGGCAGCTTTTCGCAATGACGAGATGGGCTATGCGACGACGATTGCGACGGTCATCTTTGTCATCACGTTTACCCTGTCTGTCCTGCAAATGAAGCTATCCAAATCGGGCCGGGAGGTGTGA
- a CDS encoding ABC transporter substrate-binding protein encodes MFGKSKSKNMTMIILILFSLVFSGCAGSTSTSQDSAGDGQIVLKFLHKWPQPEYSPYFEEVVKEFEKQHPNIKISMEAVADEPMKDKLRVIMGGGSVPDIMFSWSGEFARKFVRSGAALDLTPYLREDAAWNDSFIPASLQPFSAEGKQYGIPLRFNGKFFVYNKQIFEKHQLEEPQTWNEFLDLLDKLKQAGETPIMLGNGSPWAAIHYLAGLNQKMVGTDVRIKDYDPRTGEFTDPGYIKALEYLKELQDKQYFNDNVNSNSHDMATQLFYAEKGAMIYVELEEFPTVEKNIQVEWDFFPMPEITEGKGNQHYITGAPDGFIVSSQTKHPQEAIMFLKFLTSKENAEKMVKQLGWPSPIVGATNDQTALKQVAEGVEVMKQAEGMAQWLDTDVHAKIADVYLSNIQLLLDGTKSPEEIMREVQAVAQEVKQEVN; translated from the coding sequence TTGTTTGGCAAAAGCAAAAGTAAAAACATGACCATGATTATTCTGATCCTGTTCTCGTTGGTCTTCAGCGGGTGTGCAGGCTCCACTTCCACTTCGCAGGATTCGGCGGGTGATGGTCAGATCGTACTAAAATTTCTTCATAAGTGGCCTCAGCCGGAATACTCTCCATACTTCGAGGAAGTAGTCAAAGAATTTGAAAAGCAGCATCCAAACATCAAGATCAGCATGGAAGCTGTAGCGGATGAGCCGATGAAAGACAAACTCCGCGTGATCATGGGAGGAGGCTCCGTTCCTGACATCATGTTTTCCTGGTCGGGAGAGTTTGCCAGAAAGTTTGTCCGATCCGGTGCAGCGTTGGACCTGACACCATATCTGCGCGAGGATGCTGCGTGGAACGACAGTTTTATTCCCGCCTCTTTGCAACCGTTTTCAGCAGAGGGAAAACAATATGGGATTCCGCTCCGGTTCAACGGCAAGTTCTTTGTCTATAACAAGCAGATCTTTGAGAAGCATCAGCTGGAGGAGCCTCAGACATGGAATGAATTTTTGGATTTATTAGATAAGTTGAAGCAGGCCGGAGAAACGCCGATCATGCTCGGAAACGGCAGTCCGTGGGCAGCGATCCATTATTTGGCCGGATTGAATCAAAAAATGGTGGGGACGGACGTACGAATCAAGGACTATGATCCGAGGACAGGAGAGTTTACCGATCCAGGCTATATAAAGGCGTTGGAGTATCTGAAGGAACTGCAGGACAAACAGTATTTCAACGACAACGTCAATTCCAACTCCCACGATATGGCCACACAGCTGTTCTATGCAGAAAAAGGAGCCATGATTTATGTGGAGCTGGAAGAGTTTCCGACGGTAGAGAAAAATATTCAAGTCGAGTGGGACTTCTTCCCAATGCCCGAGATCACAGAAGGGAAAGGGAACCAACACTACATCACAGGAGCGCCAGATGGTTTTATCGTCTCATCCCAAACCAAACATCCGCAGGAAGCGATTATGTTCCTCAAATTCCTGACCAGCAAGGAGAATGCGGAAAAAATGGTGAAACAACTGGGCTGGCCAAGTCCGATCGTTGGGGCGACAAATGATCAAACCGCTCTCAAGCAAGTAGCGGAGGGTGTTGAGGTGATGAAGCAGGCCGAAGGTATGGCGCAGTGGCTGGATACCGACGTGCACGCCAAAATAGCGGATGTCTATCTGTCCAACATCCAGCTTCTGTTGGACGGCACGAAGTCACCGGAGGAGATCATGCGAGAAGTTCAGGCGGTGGCACAAGAAGTGAAGCAGGAAGTGAACTAG
- a CDS encoding fructoselysine 6-kinase codes for MRVIGVGDNVVDKYVHKKVIYPGGNALNFSVYAKQLGIDAAYLGVFGNDRAASHIIQTMQSLDIDISHCRQHEGENGYALVDLIDGDRVFVGGNHGGVQNEHPIQLTSTDLAYLQSFHLVHSSIYSGMEQEIRKIHQAGIPLSFDFSSDWSPSLLQRLCPFIDYSLLSCGHVPEDEVEGLLKQIVSCGSRLALATMGSRGAIVYDGEHVYRQHPHHVNPVDTLGAGDSFFTVFILRFLQGEQGLSAALEEAARFAAQTCLVEGAFGYGISYEESV; via the coding sequence GTGAGGGTTATTGGTGTAGGGGACAATGTCGTGGACAAATATGTACATAAAAAGGTGATATATCCAGGCGGAAATGCCCTGAACTTTAGCGTATACGCCAAGCAATTGGGAATCGATGCCGCTTATCTCGGCGTATTTGGCAATGATCGGGCAGCCAGTCATATCATCCAGACGATGCAGAGTCTCGACATTGATATCTCCCACTGCAGGCAGCATGAAGGGGAGAACGGTTATGCTCTGGTCGATCTGATCGACGGGGATCGGGTATTCGTCGGCGGGAACCATGGGGGCGTACAAAATGAACACCCCATTCAACTGACGTCAACAGACCTGGCATATCTTCAATCATTCCACCTCGTTCACAGCAGCATATACAGCGGAATGGAACAGGAGATCAGGAAGATTCATCAAGCGGGAATTCCGCTTTCGTTTGACTTTTCCAGTGATTGGAGCCCGTCGTTGCTCCAGCGTCTATGCCCATTCATTGATTACAGCCTGCTTTCCTGCGGACATGTGCCAGAGGACGAGGTAGAAGGATTGTTGAAGCAAATCGTCTCCTGCGGAAGCAGACTGGCATTGGCGACGATGGGATCACGAGGGGCCATTGTATACGATGGAGAGCATGTCTACCGACAGCACCCTCATCATGTCAATCCTGTGGATACGCTGGGGGCCGGCGATTCATTTTTCACGGTGTTTATCCTCCGTTTTCTGCAAGGGGAGCAAGGTCTTTCGGCTGCGCTGGAGGAAGCTGCCCGATTCGCTGCACAGACCTGCTTGGTTGAAGGCGCATTCGGATACGGCATCTCGTATGAGGAGTCGGTTTAG
- a CDS encoding GntR family transcriptional regulator, which yields MSRNDRAREPVPFYKQLKDKIMEDIESGKVKPGDKLPSERELAEQYGISRMTARHTLSILEREGVVERRVGAGTFISNQKIEMNFITFNSFTKSMLGKGLIPSTQKLSVYRDQAKVRLANLLKIPVGEEVIVIKRLRLANQTPVAIEESFIPYQYCPGIEALIEDDTSLYQILEDEYGIILVRAKEYMQVTFSDEMDSKLLRIKSESPCILLEAVAFDEEGREIEFSKSITRSDIVKFYSEPHLKK from the coding sequence ATGAGTCGAAATGATCGAGCAAGAGAACCAGTTCCGTTTTACAAGCAGCTAAAGGACAAAATCATGGAAGACATCGAAAGCGGTAAGGTAAAACCTGGGGATAAGCTGCCTTCGGAGAGAGAACTGGCGGAGCAGTACGGCATCAGTCGGATGACAGCCAGACATACCCTCTCCATCCTGGAAAGAGAAGGGGTGGTTGAACGGAGAGTGGGCGCCGGGACGTTTATATCCAACCAAAAGATTGAAATGAACTTCATTACTTTCAACAGTTTTACCAAAAGCATGTTGGGCAAAGGGCTGATACCGAGCACGCAAAAACTCTCGGTCTATAGGGATCAGGCCAAGGTGCGACTGGCCAATCTGCTGAAGATCCCGGTAGGTGAGGAAGTGATTGTGATCAAGCGTTTGCGCTTGGCAAACCAGACGCCGGTCGCTATTGAAGAATCTTTTATTCCATACCAATACTGCCCGGGGATTGAAGCGCTGATTGAGGATGATACCTCGTTGTATCAAATATTGGAGGATGAGTATGGAATCATCCTGGTCAGAGCCAAGGAATACATGCAGGTCACGTTCTCCGATGAAATGGACAGCAAGTTACTGAGAATCAAATCGGAGAGTCCGTGCATTTTGCTGGAGGCCGTTGCGTTTGACGAAGAAGGACGGGAGATTGAGTTCTCCAAATCGATCACCCGCAGTGACATTGTGAAGTTCTATTCGGAGCCGCACCTGAAAAAATAG